The DNA region CTGGCGGAACGCCCACCGGTTCCAGCGCTGGGGCGTGAACCTCCTCGGCGTCCTGACCGTCGTCGGGTGGATCTGGGCCATCGGCCTCGCCTTCCTGCCCGCCTCCGCCGGCAGCAGCGGCTCGTCCGACTGCGGATCACCGGCACTCGTCGACGACTCCTCCCGCACCTACGCCCGCGACCGCTGCGCCCGCGTCGTCGACGGACGGATCCGCAGCGCGGTCGGCCTCACGGTCCTGACGGTCCCGCTCTCCGCCGCCTGGATCTGGGGCGCGGTCACGCTCCGCCTCCAGCGCATCGAGGACACGGCCGCCCCAGACCACCGGTAGCACCGGGCGGGACCGGCAGCACGGGCAACACCGGCAGCACCGGCACCGGGCGGGACGTCGCCCCCTGCCCGACCGAGCGCCCCACACCGGCCGACTCCACCGCCGAACTCACAGACCGCACCGTCGCAGCCGCCCCGGGCCCCGGGCCTCCGGGCCTCCGCAGAACTTTGCAAAGTCCCTTCCCGGCACCCCGGCACCCCGGCACCCGCCCCGCCGGTCGCCCGAACACCCTGCGGCCTCGCCGTTCACCTCACGGACCGCGGCGCCGTGCGGCCTGGCACAACACTTTGCAAAGTGTTCGCCCGGCACCACGGAGCGCGCCCGCCCGCCCACCACCCCGCCCGCCCGCCGGTGGGCGGGCGGGCGGCCGAACGGGCGGCGGAGGTGCGAACGTGCAGGCGAGCGACGGAACAGGCGGCAGGCGGGCGGGCGGACGGGCAGCAGGCCGGCGAGCCGGACAGCGGGCGGGCGAACGGCCGGACAGGCAGCAAGCCGGCGAGCCGGGCAGCAGGTGGGCGAGCCAGCCGAACGGGCAGCAGGCCGGCGAGCCGGACGGCGGGCCGACAAACGGCTCGCCGACGAACGGCTCGTGGGCCGCCCAACCTTCCGCCCCCGACCTCCCCACCTCCCTGTGGCCGGGCACAGGACTTTGCAAAGTATTTCGCCGGCGCCGCCACCACCTGCGAGGCTGGACCCGATCCCGTCACCATCGGCCGACCGTTTCCCGCAGGAGCTGCGACGTGCACGACCTCTCGTACGACGACATCAAGTCCGCCGCCGACCGGATCGCGGGGCACGTGCGCCCGGTCGCGGTCGCCCCGGGGCCGGGCGGGGTGTGGCTGGCACTGGAGCACCTCCAGCACACCGGCTCCTTCAAGGCCCGGGGCGCGCAGAACTTCCTCCAGGCCCACCGCGAGGCCGGCACCCTCCCGGAGGCGGGGGTCACCATCGCCTCCGGCGGCAACGCCGGACTCGCCTGCGCCTGGGCGGCCCGGCAGCAGGGCGTCCGGGCCACCGTCTTCCTGCCCGCCAACGCGCCGCGCGTGAAGGTGGCCCGGCTCCGCTCGTACGAGGCGGACGTCCGGCTCGTCGGCTCGGAGTACGCCGAGGCCCTGGCCGCCTGCGAGGAGTTCGCCGCCGCCTCGGGTGCGCTCGCCAGCCACGCGTACGACCACCCGCTGATCGCGGCCGGGGCGGGCACACTGCTGGAGGAGATCACCCAGCGGATCCCGGACCTCGACACGGTGGTGGTCGCGGTCGGCGGCGGCGGACTGTTCGCCGGTGTGGCGACGGCCGCCGGGCACCACGGCGTGCGGACCGTGGCGGTCGAGCCGGAGAACTGCCGCGCGCTGGACGCCGCCATCGCGGCCGGACGACCGGTGGACGTCACCGTCGACTCGGTCGCCTCCGACTCCCTCGGCGCCCGCCGCGCCACCGCCCTCGCCGTGCAGGCCGCCCGCCGGGGCGAGGTCCGTTCCGTGCTGGTGCCGGAGGACGGCATCGTCCGGGCCCGCCGGGCCCTGTGGGACGACCACCGCCTCGCGGTCGAGCACGCCGCCGCGACGGCCCTCGCCGCACTGCCCGCCGCACTGCCCGGCGACCCGGACCCGGAGGGCCCCGGCGGCACGGGCTACCGGCCCGAGGCCGACGAGAAGGTCTGCGTCATCCTCTGCGGCGCCAACACCGACCTCCGCACCCTCACGGACGACGGGCAGTAGGACGGCCGCGAGGCCGTCGACGACCAGCCCGACCGGAGGAGTCCGACTCCGTCCGGCCGATCACGCGCGGAAGCGGTTGAGAACCGCAGGGGACGATCGGCCGGACGGACCCGCGGTCGGCCACCAGGCCGACCGCCCGATGCACCGTCAGCGTGCGACCGGCGTGCCGACCGGGTCCGCCCCGAACACACTCCCGGCGGCCAGGAGTTGCCGCTGCAGCCGAGCCTGACGCTCAGCCTCCGGCCCTGCGGTGATCGGCTTCGTCGGGCTGCGGTCCGGGGAGGTGGTGGATGCGGCCGACCCAGGAGTCGGGCGCCCCGGCCTCCTCCCATGCGACGTCGAGGACGGCTCCGTGGAACCCGTGCCCCAGTTCCCTCACCATCCCGGTGGCACGCGCCTTGGCCAGCTCGGCGTCGGCCTCCGCGGGGAGGTCGGGCAGGTGCCCGCAGACGAATCCGCCGTCGGAGGTGACGAGGCTGTGGCGCCAGCCGCGCGGGGTCGCCACCAGGACGATGTCCTTCGGCAGGCCGAACGGAGCCCGCTTCCGTCGCCGGCTGCTCTTCATACGACCATTCAATCGGACCGGTCGAGCCACACCGAGGCCGGGCGGGCCCTCACCCCTGAACGGGTCGGACGCGCGCCCCACCGGAGGCCAGTGCTCCGCCCGCCTCGTTGCGCGCGGCCGGCCACTGGTTCTTCGAGCGAACCGCCAGCCAGGACGCTGTCACAGGCGATCGATAGCGTCGTCCCCGAGCATTGCTGCGCGAAGGGGGATCGATGACCAAGCAGATCACGGACATCATCAAGGGCTTCTGGCGAGAGGCTGCGGTTGCCGGCGATCGGGAAGCCCAGGGAGGCACCGATTGGCAGCCCCGGCGAGGATTCGCCACCAGCCCGCACAGGAATCTTGAGAACGCGCTGGTTGACGAACTTGTCCAACGGGGCATCGACCCCACCTGGATCCGTACCGGCCGCGCCGCAAACCTGCCCGGATTCCACGCCGTCGGGCGCCCCTGGGACATCACCGTTGTCCGAGACGGCATCCCCCTGGCGGCCATCATCGTCAAGGCACAGTCCAGTAGCGGGTTCTCCAAGAACGTGACGAACCGAGTCCAGGAGCTCATGGCCTCGGGATTCGACGTCCGGCGCGGCTACGGATCACCCGACCTGGATCCCTACCAGCCCTTCCTCGGGCTGATCTTCATCCTCGAAGACGGCAAGCAGGCAACCACGCCTACCGCCGGAAACCGACGAACCCCCTCGGAGGCTCGACGCCTGCTCTCCGTGAAGGACAGGTTCGCAGATGCCTTCCAACGCTTCCTGGTCGACGAGCTCTACGACGGGATCTGTTACGCCACCCCCAACACGGCCGGGGATGCGGAGCAGGTCGAGCCGCATGCGCAGATGAGCATGGAAGGGCTTCTCACAGCCTTGACCGATCATGTGTCGCAAGTCGGCGAGCTCAAGGATGGAAGCGGTCTGACATCTGTGCGGTTCGGTGAACTGCTGGTGCAGAACAGCGACATCGACGCACTGATGACCGGCTTCACCTCGACACGCAAGGGCCTCGTCGCCGCCGAAGCCGCAGTCATCCGCCGGCGCCGCGAGTTGATCGCGAACCTACGTGCGCTGGCCTTGTCCGATGGCGTCAACGAAACAGCCATGCAGACGGCCCTGGGAGGAAACTACTGGCTCTTCGGAGGTCAGTACGTGGGCGTAGCAGAGCGCCGGGACCTGATGCCCCTTCAGCAACACGACATCCCACTCATCTCGGCCGATCAGAGCCTCAACATCATCGAGCTCAAAGGTCCGGAGGCCCCACTGGTCCGGCGGCACCGGAGGAACCACCCGATCGTCACCAGCGACGTCCACGAAGCGGTCGGCCAGTGCATGAACTACCTGAGGACGATGGACGAGCTGGGCGCGGCCCTTCGAACCGTCCAGCGCAGCGATCTCGGCATCGACCACGACTACCGCCGCGCCCGTGCAACCGTCGTGATCGGCCACCCCGACAGAAGCGGATCGGCGACCCGAGAGGAAGTCGACCAGACCATCCGCACCTACAACGCGCACCTGAGCCGAATTCAGGTCCTCACCTATGCCGACCTCCTGGACGGCGCGGAGCGTGCCCTGAACTTCGAGGAACTCGCCGGCCGGTCCGAATGATCGGATCTGGTGGCGTGCGACGGCCGGGGGCGCCACCGAGGTGTGGCGGCCGCCGCCTGCGGACGCCGCACCTCCACTTGGGCGGCATTCCGGAAAATTTAGGTAAGCCTTGCCTATGTTCCCTAGGATGCGAGGCATGCAGAAGATCATCCGCACGTTAGCGGTCACCACCGCTGCCCTGCTCCTGGCCGCACCCGGCGCCGCCGCGACCCCGGCGGCCGCCGCGACCGGCTCCACCACCGGCCCCGCCACGGGTGCCGCCCGGCTCGAACTCCCGCGCCCCACCGGAGACCTGGCGGTCGGACGGGACACCCTCCACCTGGTCGACCGGAGCCGCAAGGACCCCTGGACGCCCACCGAGGACCGGGAGCTGATGCTCTCCCTCTACTACCCGGCGGTCGCCCGCACCGGCTCCCCCGCCCCCTACATGGCCGTCCCCGAGGCCAAGGCGCTGCTCACCGACCGGGGGCGGCTCGGCGAGTACACCACCCCCGAGCAGGTGGCCGCGACGCGCACCCACGCCCGTACCGACGCGGTGCCGCGGATCACCTCCCACCGCTACCCGCTGGTCGTGCTCTCCCCCAGCTTCACCATGCCGCGCGCCTCGCTGACCGCCCTGGCCGAGGACCTCGCCAGCCGCGGCTACGTGGTGGCCGCGGTGGACCACGCGTACGAGTCGGACGGCACCGTCTTCCCGGGCGGACGGCTGCTGACCTGCAAGGCGTGCGAGCAGGTCTTCCCCGACGGGTCGCTCCACCGGGTGTCGGACGGCCGGGCCCGCGACGTCTCCTTCGTCCTGGACCGGCTCACCGGCCCGCACTCCGCCTGGCGGTACTCCTGGCTGATCGACGCCCGGCACATCGGCATGGCCGGCCACTCCATCGGCGGCGCGGCCGCCTCGGCCACCATGGCCGTGGACCCGCGCGTGGACGCCGGCGTCAACATGGACGGCACGTTCTTCACGCCGGTGCCCGAGACGGGCCTGGGCGGGCGGCCCTTCCTGATGGTCGCGGGCGACCCCGCCCTGCTGCCGCCGGACTTCCCCGACACCTCGTGGGAGGACACCTGGCCGCGGCTGGACGGCTGGAAGCGCTGGCTGACCGTCACCGGGGCGGGCCACCCCGGGTTCACCGACTGGCCCGTGCTCGGTGACGCGGCCGGCTACCCCCACCCGGAGACGCCGCTGTCGGGCACCCGCTCGCACCAGATCGTCCGGTCGTACGTCGGCGCGTTCTTCGACCTGCACCTGCGCGGCATCCCCTCGCCCCGCCTGGACGGCCCCACGGCCGCCGACCCCGAGGTCGTGTTCCACCGCACGTGAGGCACGCGGCCGGTGGGCGGCGCACCCGCCGTGCGCCGCGTGCGCCGTCCACCGGCTCCACCGGTGTCGGGGTCCCCCCGAGGGCGGCTCGGCAGGTCAGGCGTCCACGGGCTGCCAGGCCGGGCCGCCCCCGTCCTGCCGGACGCGGCCGAAGACCACGTCGGCGAAGTGCACGCCGAAGCCGATCGTGCCGGGCTCCGCGAGCTCGGCGACGAGGCGGCGGCGGTGCTCGGCGGTCCGGGCGAGGTCGTGGTCGAAGGCCGAGGACCACTCGGGGTGGTCGATCTGGATCGGCGAGTGCACGGCGTCGCCGAAGGCGATGAGCCGCCGTCCGCCCCCGCTGATGACGTACTCGGCGTGCCCGACGGTGTGGCCGGGGGTGATCCGCACGCGGACGCCGGGGAAGACCTCCTGGCCGTCCGTGACCGTCCGCACCCGCTTGGCGAGTGCGTCGGCCTGTTCGGTCATGCCCTGCTCGTCCAGGAGGTCGCGCCGGTCCCACTCCGGCTCGGAGACCAGGTACTCGGCGTGGTCGAACACCGGCCGGTCGCCACCGGGCGCGGGGAGGGCGGCCCAGCCGAGGTGGTCGGAGTGGAGGTGGGTGAAGGCCACCGCTTCGACGTCCTCGGGGCGGCGGCCGAGTTCGGCCAGGCTGTCCGGGAGCGCGCCGCCGCGGATCGTGCCGAGGGGCCCTTCCGGGGCCCGCAGCTCCTGCGGGCCGAAGCCCGCGTCGATCAGCAGCGCACGGTCACCGTGCTCGACCAGCAGACCGCCGACGCTGCCCACGAGGTGGCCGGTGGCGTCCAGGTACTCCGGGTGCGCGGCCCACACCTCGTCGGTGGTGTCCCGGAGCAGCGGCAGCGGCCGGAGCCGCACGTCGCCGTCCGGCACGTAGGAGACCCTGATGTCGCCCAGCCGGATCGAGCGGATCCGCCCCGGGCGGCGCAGTCGCGAGTCCTGATCCGCCGTCAGATCTGCCATGGGTGCTCTCCCGTGGTTCGCCGTCGGGCCGTCGCCGGCCCGTCGCCGCGTCTTCCGCGGCGACGACGCCAACCATAAGCATCAAGCTTGAATCATTCAAGCTGTAATTATTCTGTCTTGATGAACTTGGTAGACTGCCGCCATGACGACGTCCCCCGAGCCGCAGGCCATCGCCGAGCGACAGCTGTGCGGTCTGGTGAACGGACTCGCCCAGCGGATCGCCGAGCACGTGCGGGAACGCGCCGCCACCCTGGGCCTCACCGCCTCCCAGGCGACCGCGCTACGCGAGATGAGCGGGCCGATGACCATGCGGGAGCTCGCCGAGCGCATGAGCTGCGAGCCCTCCAACACCACGTTCGTGGTCGACAAGCTGGAGAAGCAGGGCCTGGTCGAACGCCACCCGCACCCCACCGACCGCCGCGCCAAGCACCTCGTCCTGACCGCCGAGGGCACCGCGCTGCGCGAACGACTGCTTGAACTCCTCCACACGGACTCCCCGCTGTCCGGCCTCACCCCGGAGGAGCAGCGCGTGCTTCACGGCCTGCTGGAGCGGGCCGTCAACCCCGCCTGAACCCGCAGCGGCGCCTGCCTGCAGCCACTCGGACGCAGCGGCACGGGGGCACGCGGGCACGCCCGAACGGACCCGGGACGCGGCCGTTCGACCCCACCGATCGACCCGGGCCGCCCCGGGCCGCCCCGGAACGCCCTAACCGGCGCTGCCGACCAGCCGGGCGATCTCGGCGGCGACGGCCTCCGGCTCGGCCGCGACGGTGACGTGGGCGACCTCGTCGAGGCCGGTGTGGGTGCCGACGCGGACCGCCCGCTCCGCGTTCCGCAGGAGGTCGAAGTCGTTGATGTCGTTCCCGAACGCCACGTACCCGCCGATCCCCATCGACGTCAGGGCCTCCCACTTGGTGGTGGAGCCCGGGGCGAAGTCGATGATCGCCTCGTCCAGGTGGTGGTTGACCGTCAGCCCCAGGCCGCGGCCGGCCGCGGCGAGCGCCGTCATGTCCGACGCTCCGACGACGAGGAACTTGACGACCTCGGGGAGTTCGGCGAGGTCCACCCGGCGCGCGAGGGCGCCCTGGTCGACCCGGCCCAGGATCGGGTGGTCCGCGGGACCGGTGTAGGCGTAGTCCCAGGGCCCGTCCGCGAGGTAGACCGCCGCGTGGCGACGGACCTCCTCCAGCAGCGCGCCGAACTCGACGGGACCGAACGCGGCCCGGGAGCGCACCCGGCCGTCGACGGAGACGAGGCTCCCGTTGCCGCCGATCAGCACGGCGGACGGGAAGGCGCCGCCGAGCACAGGCAGGAGGTCGCGGACGGGCCGGGCCGACGCGAAGACCAGGCGGAAGCCGGCGCGCTCGCACGCGGCGATGGCAGCGAGGATCCGGTCGTCGATCGTCCGCCCGTCGAAGCAGAGGGTGCCGTCGATGTCGAAGACCGCCGTGCGGGCGCCAAGGCTGAGCATGATCGGATCATATCCGCCGACCGGTCCTGACCTGCGGCCGAGGCAGGGCGAGGAGCGGCCGGGGTGGGAGCGGGGCGGGGCCGGGTCAGCTCCCGCTGCCACCGCCGTCGCCGCCACCGCCGCCGTCACCGCCGAGGAAGGCGGACCCGTCCTGGGACCGCCCCCGGTTCCGCCGGGACCGGCGCACCAGCCCGCCCGCGCCGAGAGTCGCGGCGGCCACCGCGCGCACCCAGCGGGGACCGCCGCGCTCCGCCCACACCACGCAGACGCACCCGCCGACGACCACCACCAGCACGCCCACCAGCACCAGACCGATCACGTTCCCCACCTTCGTCCTCGTCCACGTGTCGTGCCGGTGATCCTCCCAGACCCGACCCGCTGCACCGTACCCGAACCGCCCGGCACCGCTCCCGGGCGATCCGGCGGCCCCGGCACCCGTCCCCCGCTCCGCCCGGGCGAGCCGCCTCGACGAACCCTCCCGCGCACGCTCTCGGTCAGGAGCGCCGGGTGGCGACGACCGCCGAACTGGCGGGTGTCGTGAGTACTTCGGTGCCGTGGAGGGCGGGATGGGTGAGGTAGAGGAGCCGGAGCTCGTCCACCTCGCCGCCGTAGCGGGGCGGCCAGTGGGACGAGGGCGTGAAGTCGTCCAGGATGAGGAGGCCGCCGGGGGCGAGCAGCTCGACGACCCGCTGGGGATCGTCGCGCTTGCCCCCGCCGTCGCAGAAGAAGACGTCGAACGGGGCGTGCCGTTCGAGCAGCCGCCAGTCCCCGGTGAGGACGCTGACGCGCTCGTCGTCGGCGAACGCCACGGCCGCCCGGCGGGCCAGATCCTCGTCACGCTCCACCGTGACCAGGCGCGCACCGGCGCCGAGGCCGCTGTGCAGCCACGCGGTTCCGACCCCCGCTCCGGTGCCGCTCTCGGCGATGACGCCGCCGGGCTTGGCGGCCGCGGCCAGACTCAGCAGCCGACCCACTTGGGGGAGGCAGCTCTTCGTGAACCCGGCTTCCGCGGCGGCCTTCTCCGCGGCTGCCACACGTGGCGGAACCGCACGTTCTGCCTGCTCCATGACCCTCCCCCTGCGAACGGTGAGGCCGACGCTACCCGCCGGCGGACGCATGCGCCCGGTCTTCCGCCCGTCCGGTCCCGGCGGCGGCCGCGGGGCGCAGCACCGGTGTCGGCGTACGGCCCGAACCACTCACCTGCGCACGGCCCCGCTCCTCCGGAGGCAGACCCTCACCGCGCCCCTGCCGTGCCGGGGGCGGACCCCGGGCCGGACCCCGGGCCGGGCAGGACCGTGAGTCCACCGCCGGGCACCGACGTGAAGCACCACCGCTCCGGCCCGGTGATCCTCCACGCCGACGACTCCCCCGGGCACGTCAGATGCAGACCGGTGTCGAACACCACCCGCAGGGCACCGGACTTGAACGCGACGGCGGACAGGACCGAGGCCCCGAGCAGTCGGAGCGCCAGGTCCCGTGAGGCCGGTGCGAGCGGCAGGCCGGGGTTCGCGTGCACCGGGCCGTGCGACAGGAGGGCGGGGCCTTCCACCCCGACCTCCCACCCCGGCGCGAGCGAGAGCACCAGGTGGGGAGTGGTGCCGACGCCGGTGACCGGTCGGCCCCGGAGGCCCGGCACCCACCGGTCAGCGTGTTCGACCGAGGTCGTGTCAGTTCTCACCCCTGCACCCTGCCCCGCTCCGCCACGGCGGTCCAGGGATTTACGTCCCCGCGCCGCGCCCGTCAGGCCGCCTCGGGATTCCGTCGGATGACCCCGGGACGGCCCAGGCCGACGGGCGGCGGACGCCGCGTCAACCCGGCGGTCCGGGGCCGGAGCCCGCCGCGGGCCCGTGCGCTTCTCACCGGATGGAATAGGGGGTTCCGCTCGCGGAGGTTCCTGCCAGACTGTGCACCACATGTGCCCGACACCGCGGGCCCGTGCTCAGCGACCATGCCAGGAGGCCGACATGACCGCGCCCAGCACCACCGCCCCCGAGACCCGCGACCCCGGCGACAACCGCGAGGCCGGCACACCCGGCACCGTGCGCACCTCGCTGATCAGTGGAGTCATCGGTGGCGTGATCGGCGCGGTGATGAGCGCGGCCGCCAACTACCTGATCGTCGGCACTCCTGACGACGAGACGGCCAACGCCGTCAACCACGCCGTGTCGGGCCTGATCAGCGGCTTCATGGCCGGCTTCATCGGCCTCCTCGTCCACCAGCGCAAGACGGCCGCCGCGGCGCGGCAGCGGTAGCCGCAGCCGTGACGGCCGCGGCAACGACCGCGGCGGCGGCAGCCGTGGCAGGAGCGGACGAGTGACGGCGGCCCGCCTCCCGACGGGGAGGCGGGCCGCCGTCACGACGCGCACAGGTCAATCCCAGTTGACCGCTCCGCATTTCTTGCAAATCGTCGGCTGCCCGGCGATGAGGTTGAAGATGGGATTCCAGTCGAGGCCGATGCGGTTGATGATCTCGTCGAACGTGCCGGGCTTGGAACCGAACGCCCGCGCATTGCTGACCTTCACCTGGTCGGTCACCCGCCGGCAGCCCTTGCCGTCGCAGTAGGCGGACACCGGCCTCCCCACACCGGTGTTGAGCAGGCGCTCGATGATCGACTTCGGGACGGGAACAGAGACGGTCACGGGAACCCCCTGGAAAAAGAGTTTCTGTCATGCGCAGCGTCGAATTCGC from Kitasatospora sp. NBC_00458 includes:
- a CDS encoding MBL fold metallo-hydrolase — translated: MADLTADQDSRLRRPGRIRSIRLGDIRVSYVPDGDVRLRPLPLLRDTTDEVWAAHPEYLDATGHLVGSVGGLLVEHGDRALLIDAGFGPQELRAPEGPLGTIRGGALPDSLAELGRRPEDVEAVAFTHLHSDHLGWAALPAPGGDRPVFDHAEYLVSEPEWDRRDLLDEQGMTEQADALAKRVRTVTDGQEVFPGVRVRITPGHTVGHAEYVISGGGRRLIAFGDAVHSPIQIDHPEWSSAFDHDLARTAEHRRRLVAELAEPGTIGFGVHFADVVFGRVRQDGGGPAWQPVDA
- a CDS encoding O-methyltransferase encodes the protein MEQAERAVPPRVAAAEKAAAEAGFTKSCLPQVGRLLSLAAAAKPGGVIAESGTGAGVGTAWLHSGLGAGARLVTVERDEDLARRAAVAFADDERVSVLTGDWRLLERHAPFDVFFCDGGGKRDDPQRVVELLAPGGLLILDDFTPSSHWPPRYGGEVDELRLLYLTHPALHGTEVLTTPASSAVVATRRS
- a CDS encoding Shedu anti-phage system protein SduA domain-containing protein, translated to MTKQITDIIKGFWREAAVAGDREAQGGTDWQPRRGFATSPHRNLENALVDELVQRGIDPTWIRTGRAANLPGFHAVGRPWDITVVRDGIPLAAIIVKAQSSSGFSKNVTNRVQELMASGFDVRRGYGSPDLDPYQPFLGLIFILEDGKQATTPTAGNRRTPSEARRLLSVKDRFADAFQRFLVDELYDGICYATPNTAGDAEQVEPHAQMSMEGLLTALTDHVSQVGELKDGSGLTSVRFGELLVQNSDIDALMTGFTSTRKGLVAAEAAVIRRRRELIANLRALALSDGVNETAMQTALGGNYWLFGGQYVGVAERRDLMPLQQHDIPLISADQSLNIIELKGPEAPLVRRHRRNHPIVTSDVHEAVGQCMNYLRTMDELGAALRTVQRSDLGIDHDYRRARATVVIGHPDRSGSATREEVDQTIRTYNAHLSRIQVLTYADLLDGAERALNFEELAGRSE
- a CDS encoding MarR family winged helix-turn-helix transcriptional regulator; the encoded protein is MTTSPEPQAIAERQLCGLVNGLAQRIAEHVRERAATLGLTASQATALREMSGPMTMRELAERMSCEPSNTTFVVDKLEKQGLVERHPHPTDRRAKHLVLTAEGTALRERLLELLHTDSPLSGLTPEEQRVLHGLLERAVNPA
- a CDS encoding HAD family hydrolase — translated: MLSLGARTAVFDIDGTLCFDGRTIDDRILAAIAACERAGFRLVFASARPVRDLLPVLGGAFPSAVLIGGNGSLVSVDGRVRSRAAFGPVEFGALLEEVRRHAAVYLADGPWDYAYTGPADHPILGRVDQGALARRVDLAELPEVVKFLVVGASDMTALAAAGRGLGLTVNHHLDEAIIDFAPGSTTKWEALTSMGIGGYVAFGNDINDFDLLRNAERAVRVGTHTGLDEVAHVTVAAEPEAVAAEIARLVGSAG
- a CDS encoding threonine/serine dehydratase, whose product is MHDLSYDDIKSAADRIAGHVRPVAVAPGPGGVWLALEHLQHTGSFKARGAQNFLQAHREAGTLPEAGVTIASGGNAGLACAWAARQQGVRATVFLPANAPRVKVARLRSYEADVRLVGSEYAEALAACEEFAAASGALASHAYDHPLIAAGAGTLLEEITQRIPDLDTVVVAVGGGGLFAGVATAAGHHGVRTVAVEPENCRALDAAIAAGRPVDVTVDSVASDSLGARRATALAVQAARRGEVRSVLVPEDGIVRARRALWDDHRLAVEHAAATALAALPAALPGDPDPEGPGGTGYRPEADEKVCVILCGANTDLRTLTDDGQ
- a CDS encoding alpha/beta hydrolase family protein, with translation MQKIIRTLAVTTAALLLAAPGAAATPAAAATGSTTGPATGAARLELPRPTGDLAVGRDTLHLVDRSRKDPWTPTEDRELMLSLYYPAVARTGSPAPYMAVPEAKALLTDRGRLGEYTTPEQVAATRTHARTDAVPRITSHRYPLVVLSPSFTMPRASLTALAEDLASRGYVVAAVDHAYESDGTVFPGGRLLTCKACEQVFPDGSLHRVSDGRARDVSFVLDRLTGPHSAWRYSWLIDARHIGMAGHSIGGAAASATMAVDPRVDAGVNMDGTFFTPVPETGLGGRPFLMVAGDPALLPPDFPDTSWEDTWPRLDGWKRWLTVTGAGHPGFTDWPVLGDAAGYPHPETPLSGTRSHQIVRSYVGAFFDLHLRGIPSPRLDGPTAADPEVVFHRT
- a CDS encoding DUF6188 family protein, whose product is MRTDTTSVEHADRWVPGLRGRPVTGVGTTPHLVLSLAPGWEVGVEGPALLSHGPVHANPGLPLAPASRDLALRLLGASVLSAVAFKSGALRVVFDTGLHLTCPGESSAWRITGPERWCFTSVPGGGLTVLPGPGSGPGSAPGTAGAR